The following coding sequences are from one Triticum aestivum cultivar Chinese Spring chromosome 5A, IWGSC CS RefSeq v2.1, whole genome shotgun sequence window:
- the LOC123102516 gene encoding uncharacterized protein codes for MDKQKNHKNAEMGNDVFRRIILNQVGRDIGLEEENVPCNTPRNSVHSPFGGSSAKFGASTSGSAGAESVSPGEYVRDPGSILSLQPWIFKRSSTKNNEEMVVPSGSRAVGRGKNLVDGFRDGSTTEVSTRSPGLGSGPGRGRGALRSRRAQRHFINPLVATENSYIPQLYNENFEFEECTFAPVPSPASARPFIVTDGRRIISKSRYEPVPVPFDIGFDKEESRNGSKVTESVVGIAPLPELNKSKRGSQTERYSKPSKPPGLLERMLMFSSGVGIGIISSSLSSKKDLDSLKGTLKRMENLVQDLQDELEMKEGLTVKELPNETSGELDDGNIKAQTPDSISMSKIEAELEAELARLELNITSNHLEEEPFDLIEIDQEFIGDIVQGELKSDMIRRDIADYSSDSDHGRDSRQSSPDYTHETNYPVSPRNLSLRLHKVIQHRLEDRIKELETALAQSQKQAQLHIRAGQRVFSEQTCSNSDSGSSSNQDSPLFIQETSSSAEPFCLNLAGDALEAYDEAYEEFMRIADSPCTTSTNGRPQVNEDYPVDRSLVWGLEDESATELKEDSTWEQAVKSGDPNRAQESDGDESGDEDDHDSEMLIQQIVERTKQGSPVLIHAHRMLFSVDD; via the exons ATGGATAAGCAAAAGAATCACAAGAATGCAGAAATGGGGAACGATGTGTTCCGCAGAATAATTCTTAATCAGGTTGGCAGGGACATCGGTTTGGAGGAGGAGAACGTGCCTTGCAATACTCCGAGGAACTCCGTTCATTCGCCATTTGGTGGCTCGTCTGCCAAATTTGGTGCTTCCACCAGTGGAAGTGCCGGTGCTGAGTCGGTTAGCCCAGGTGAGTATGTCAGAGATCCGGGATCCATATTGAGTTTGCAGCCTTGGATTTTCAAGAGAAGCAGCACAAAGAACAATGAGGAAATGGTGGTTCCAAGTGGTAGCAGGGCAGTTGGTAGAGGCAAGAATCTGGTGGATGGCTTTCGAGATGGTTCGACTACTGAGGTTTCCACAAGAAGCCCTGGTCTTGGTTCCGGGCCTGGAAGAGGTCGAGGTGCTCTTAGGAGCAGACGAGCCCAGAGGCATTTTATTAATCCACTTGTCGCAACAGAGAACTCATACATTCCACAACTTTACAACGAGAACTTCGAGTTTGAGGAATGTACATTTGCTCCAGTTCCATCCCCAGCTTCTGCTAGGCCATTCATTGTAACAGATGGGAGAAGAATCATTAGTAAATCACGCTATGAGCCAGTGCCTGTACCCTTTGATATTGGGTTCGACAAGGAGGAATCTCGAAATGGCTCAAAAGTGACAGAAAGTGTTGTTGGGATTGCTCCGCTACCTGAGTTGAATAAATCCAAAAGGGGATCCCAAACAGAAAGATATAGTAAACCATCAAAACCACCAG GTTTACTTGAACGAATGCTCATGTTCTCCAGTGGGGTTGGCATTGGTATTATATCTTCCTCTCTATCAAGCAAAAAAGATCTTGATTCATTGAAGGGCACACTGAAGCGAATGGAGAACTTGGTTCAGGATTTGCAAGATGAGCTGGAGATGAAAGAGGGGTTAACTGTGAAGGAATTGCCTAATGAAACGTCTGGTGAACTAGATG ATGGCAATATCAAAGCTCAAACCCCTGATTCAATATCAATGAGCAAAATTGAAGCAGAACTTGAAGCCGAGCTTGCGAGGCTGGAGTTAAATATCACTTCAAACCACTTGGAAGAAGAACCGTTTGACTTGATTGAG ATCGATCAGGAGTTCATTGGAGATATTGTTCAGGGGGAACTAAAGAGCGACATGATTCGTCGTGACATTGCTGATTACAGCAGTGATAGTGACCATGGCAGGGACAGCAGACAAAGCTCCCCAGATTACACACATGAGACAAACTATCCTGTTTCACCTAGAAATCTCAGTCTCCGTCTCCACAAGGTGATCCAGCATAGGCTGGAAGACCGAATCAAGGAGCTTGAGACAGCACTTGCTCAGAGCCAGAAGCAGGCGCAACTGCACATAAGGGCAGGACAGCGAGTCTTCTCCGAACAGACGTGCTCAAACAGTGATTCAGGTTCTTCTTCCAACCAGGATAGTCCATTGTTTATACAAGAAACTAGCTCCTCCGCCGAACCTTTCTGTCTAAATCTAGCTGGAGACGCACTAGAAGCCTACGATGAAGCCTATGAAGAATTCATGAGAATTGCTGACTCCCCTTGCACCACAAGTACAAACGGGAGGCCTCAGGTAAATGAAGATTACCCAGTGGACCGCAGCTTGGTCTGGGGCTTGGAAGATGAGAGCGCTACAGAGCTGAAAGAGGACAGCACTTGGGAGCAGGCTGTGAAGAGCGGGGACCCTAACAGAGCTCAAGAGAGCGATGGAGACGAGTCGGGCGACGAGGATGACCACGATAGTGAGATGCTCATCCAACAGATTGTAGAGAGAACTAAGCAAGGCTCACCTGTACTCATACATGCTCACAGAATGTTGTTTTCTGTGGATGATTAG
- the LOC123102517 gene encoding probable inactive purple acid phosphatase 1: MRPWAWVAAVTWMAACSAAAAHGEQPLSMIAVERTTLAVDDAAHVKASPAVLGLEGQYSGWVEVEFFHPDPSGDDWIGVFSPANFSAAICEPENKRQYPPVLCTAPIKYQFAKFKNDGYSKSGKGYLKLQLINQREDFSFALFSGGLLKPKLIAVSNKVTFVNPKAPVYPRLAQGKSWNEMTVTWTSGYDIKEAVPFVEWGEKGGRRFLSPAGTLTFDRNSMCGAPARTVGWRHPGYIHTSYLKDLWPDSMYTYRLGHRLPNGTRVWSKSYSFKASPYPGQDSLQRVVIFGDMGKAEADGSNEYNNFQPGSLNTTNQIIRDLENIDMVVHIGDICYANGYLSQWDQFTAQIEPIASTVPYMVGSGNHERDWPGTGSFYGNLDSGGECGVPAQTVFYTPAENRAKFWYATDYGMFRFCIAHTEEDWRPGTEQYKFIEHCLSSVDRQKQPWLIFLAHRVLGYSSNSYYGFEGTFEEPMGREALQELWQKYKVDLAFYGHVHNYERTCPVYQSQCVVNASNHYSGPFQATTHVVVGGAGASLSDFITSKIQWSHFRDFDHGFGKLTAFNHSSLLFEYKKSRDGNVYDHFTISRDYRDVLACSVDNCPRTSLAS, encoded by the exons ATGAGGCCGTGGGCATGGGTGGCGGCCGTCACATGGATGGCTGCCTGCTCCGCCGCGGCGGCCCACGGCGAGCAGCCGCTGTCGATGATCGCCGTCGAGAGGACCACCCTCGCCGTCGACGACGCGGCGCACGTCAAGGCGTCCCCTGCGGTTCTTGGACTGGAGGGCCAGTACAGTGGATGGGTGGAGGTGGAGTTCTTCCATCCCGACCCCTCCGGCGATGACTGGATCGGAGTCTTCTCTCCTGCCAATTTCAG TGCCGCGATTTGTGAGCCTGAGAATAAGAGGCAATATCCCCCAGTGCTATGCACAGCACCTATCAAG TACCAATTTGCAAAGTTCAAGAATGACGGGTATAGCAAGTCTGGAAAGGGCTATCTGAAGCTTCAGCTGATCAACCAGAGAGAAGATTTCTCATTTGCACTTTTTTCTGGGGGTCTCTTGAAG CCGAAGCTGATTGCTGTCTCAAACAAGGTGACGTTTGTGAACCCAAAGGCGCCTGTCTACCCACGTTTGGCGCAAGGGAAATCTTGGAACGAA ATGACAGTCACTTGGACAAGTGGATATGACATCAAAGAAGCAGTTCCTTTTGTTGAATGGGGTGAAAAGGGGGGACGCCGGTTCCTTTCTCCAGCCGGGACATTGACATTTGACAGAAACAGCATGTGTG GTGCACCAGCACGAACTGTTGGTTGGCGCCATCCTGGTTACATTCATACTAGTTACTTGAAGGATTTGTGGCCAGACTCGAT GTACACCTACAGGCTTGGCCATAGATTACCAAATGGTACCCGCGTCTGGAGTAAGTCATATAGCTTTAAGGCATCACCTTATCCTGGACAAGATTCTTTGCAACGGGTCGTCATATTTGGGGACATGGGGAAG GCAGAGGCAGATGGTTCCAACGAGTACAATAACTTCCAGCCAGGCTCGCTAAACACTACTAACCAGATCATTAGAGACCTGGAAAACATCGACATGGTGGTCCACATCGGGGACATTTGCTACGCGAATGGTTATTTGTCGCAGTGGGATCAGTTCACTGCACAGATAGAACCGATTGCTTCAACTGTGCCATACATGGTTGGCAG CGGTAATCATGAGAGGGACTGGCCTGGAACTGGTTCCTTCTATGGAAATCTTGACTCTGGTGGAGAATGTGGTGTTCCAGCACAAACTGTGTTCTACACTCCTGCTGAGAACCGTGCAAAATTTTG GTACGCGACTGACTATGGCATGTTCAGGTTTTGCATTGCTCACACAGAAGAAGATTGGAGGCCAGGGACCGAGCAGTACAAGTTCATCGAGCACTGCCTGTCGTCTGTTGACAGGCAGAAGCAGCCATGGCTCATCTTCCTTGCACACCGTGTTCTAGGGTACTCATCCAACTCTTACTATGGATTCGAAGGCACATTTGAGGAACCGATGGGACGAGAAGCGCTGCAAGAGCTCTGGCAGAAGTACAAAGTCGATCTTGCCTTCTACGGTCACGTCCACAATTATGAAAGGACATGTCCGGTGTACCAG AGCCAGTGTGTTGTTAACGCATCAAATCACTACAGTGGCCCGTTCCAGGCAACGACGCATGTGGTTGTCGGTGGCGCCGGTGCCAGCCTTTCAGACTTCATCACTTCAAAGATTCAATGGAGTCACTTCAGAGACTTCGATCACGGTTTCGGCAAGCTCACGGCTTTCAATCATTCATCCTTGTTGTTCGAGTACAAGAAGAGCCGTGACGGCAATGTGTACGATCACTTCACGATCTCGCGCGACTACCGAGATGTCCTTGCCTGCTCCGTTGACAACTGCCCCAGGACTTCACTGGCTTCCTGA